The region tttcatgtaaAAATCAGCAAAAAATATGATCAACCTTGATGGAGATGGATGAGCATTGGGCAATGTTCTCAGaagaaatacatatacacaGGTAGAAAGATCAAATCAGAAAATATCAGTTATTGGAGAGTTTGGGTGTATGCGagtataaatgtataaaaaggtCTGAGTCTGTTCTGCTTCACTCACTTCCCTCTGTGGGATTAGctcttgttttgtgtttgtcaaCACAGCGGTTCAATTCAACAGTGCTGTCCTGTGAATCAAGCTTTTGTCGCTGCACTCTAACCTTCGTGTGTCTCGTCCTGCAGACTGGCAGATTGCCACCCTGGTGCTGCTGGTGGCCGGTGCCGTGGCGACTCTCTTGGCCTTTCTGGTGGCCCTGATTTCCCTCTGCCGGGGGACACAGAGACGGCACTACCGCACTGTGGCTGTGCTCCTCTTCACTGCAGGTATGACTTTGTCTTCCTTTCTATTTACTTTCCCTTAAATCATTTGCACTTTCTGCCCTTTATAAATGTCTATCCAATGTTCCTACACATCATGCACATTTGGAAACAAAAAGAtggcacacatatacatatacatatatatatatatacgttcACCGCGACCGCAACAATTTCCATTTAGACagggttttttgttttgttccagTGCTAATGTTAAATAGAAGGGTGCAGAAGGAAAGAAGCAGCTGAATGAGGCGTGCTGGTTGAGATCATTCTTTCTGTGGTGTGGAGTCTGGGGAACTGCCGGATCATGAGCCAAGAAAAAGCAGCCGCAGAATTTGCAGACTTACCAACCAAGTTAAGTCacttaggaaaaaaaaaaaaaaaaaaagaagataccACAGACTCCTCAGCCAGCACTGCCTCATATTTGGACAGCACTTCTCCTGCATGCTTTGTGAGAAGGTCCTTTGGGTGAAGCCACATTTTGACACTAGTGAGGGAGGATCTATTTATGCAACGAATAATTAAAACCAAAGCAGAGAGACATtgttctgtatgtatgtatgtatgtgcaggCATTGTAATAACGGACTCGTAGCCTGTGCTTACTTTACTTTGACAATAATGATGAAACACTAACCACTTACTGCTACTTATCTCACGCCCAGTTccagttttgaaaaaataaaatgggatTATATAAGAAACAGACATCCTGTCATACATCGCAAATAACAGTCCTCCTCCTGCAGTGTTACATTGTTCCTCTGGACTAATCTTAAAGGAgtggtttgacatttttggaatatccatacacttatttgctttcttggtATGACTTTCTGTAGATGAGAAGAATGATACCACTCTCAGACAAGAGTAGTATCAATCTTCTCTTCTAACTCTGGGCGAGAAATCAAATAAGTGTATTTTGcataatgtcaaactatttctttaacatTTGTCTGATTAGTCTGTTAGTCATAGTATCCTCCTCAACCCCAGACTGCCTGTGGCGTGTCCATCGTTTTCAAACCCATAGTGAGTGGAAAGATATTAGGCTATTTGTTATAGCGTTTCATAGAGTAgactgaataataataatgaatgatGCTGTCAACTGCTGTGAAAAAATGTTTAATCTAACTTTGAAGGGGAAATGGAAGGGATTTttctcttgttctctctctgAAACCATCAGTCACAAAGGACCAGTGTGTGCAGTGGACTTAATGGCTGAGCTTTTGACTGTTAGCCATTTACTGAAAAGTGTGGGAAGGCAGTGTTATCCTTTCCTGTGTGTAATTGCTTTAAGAGCCTTGCGAGAATAAGGTCTCCTTACAGGCACACAGTCctcagcagagcagcagcagcacaggggTTGGACTCTGTTAAATGCTCCTTGGCAGGACCATGGCTGTGTggtatttattttctgtccaGAAATATGACCTCAGTGGGCTGCGAGCTCAGTCTGGGCTCCATCAACACCGCCACATTTTTGAGCTGCTGTCGTCCCTCCTGCACGCCCCCATTGCTCCGTCCTGTAGGAAGGAAAGGCGGAGTCGTAGTTACACAAAGTCCCTTCCTCAAGAGTCACCTAGCATGCACGAAAGGGAACCGAGGTAGCTGGTGTGAGAGGAGACCACAGTACTCCTTTGatcgcacgcacacatgcacgtacCCCCCCTACCCCCTAAGTGACGCATTTACCACCGGTAGTTCATTGTCCTGAATGATTTGAAAGGAAAAAGATTTACAATGATCGAGGCATTAAAGACATTTTCCTTCAGGGATGTCAAGGTCCAAAGAATAATGAATAAAGAATAATTGTTAGAAAAATGTTCCTCATTTCACTAAAGAAAGGCAACAGCAGAGGATTTACTTTGCCGAAATGTGCTGTTTAAGTCAGTCGCTCTCAGGAGAAAAAAGACAAACCACTTCAAAAGAGCAAGAATCCCACAAGGAGGAGTGTCATAGAAAGACTGTTTCTCttgatgttttcctttttttatgcaGATGGCAGACTGgatgagaaatagaaatacatttaaTGCAAAAACATATCTTATATCTTGTTACTGCACTGTATTTTTACCGTACACTTGAAAGCACCTTTTGGTCCTTGcatgaaaagtgctataaaaattactattattataGAACTTATGGTACTTGAAACGGCACCAGTCATAGTAGTAGTAAAAGCTGTATAGACGTGGTTGTAGAAGTGCTATCAGTAACACAAATACTGCTGTAATATTTAATAACATTAGTGTTGCCTAGTAGTCTAGTTGTTTTCCCCCAGTAACGTCTGATGTTTGACTCTTTTGGTTCTAGTGGTTCTGCAGGCCTGTGCTCTGGTCCTCTACCCGATCAAGTTCATCGACGGTACGGTCCTTCAGACATATCACGAGTTCAACTGGGGCTACGGGCTCGGCTGGGGAGCCACCATCTTCATGTTGGGCGGGGGGATCCTATTCTGCCTGCGGACGGACGTATACGAGGATGCAATGTACTGAGTCCTTTCTCAAACCCCCCCGCCACTGGAactacacacataa is a window of Perca fluviatilis chromosome 16, GENO_Pfluv_1.0, whole genome shotgun sequence DNA encoding:
- the LOC120544485 gene encoding transmembrane protein 47-like; this translates as MSVNEMYVFRPFKLIALLCVFLALCLDVVALLSPAWVTAEHFSLSLWESCSQSEARHPTEEAQWSCFSTLTSDWQIATLVLLVAGAVATLLAFLVALISLCRGTQRRHYRTVAVLLFTAVVLQACALVLYPIKFIDGTVLQTYHEFNWGYGLGWGATIFMLGGGILFCLRTDVYEDAMY